From one Leptospira stimsonii genomic stretch:
- a CDS encoding hydroxymethylglutaryl-CoA lyase, whose amino-acid sequence MKVKITEVGPRDGLQNEKVPVATKDKFEFIQLLIRAGLTNIEATSFVRKESIPQLADAAELSALLDWNGPVQFSALTPNTKGYESAKNAGYKEVAVFTAASESFTKKNINRTIEESIEGFKEIFKLAQQDGIQVRGYVSTVIDCPYEGKINPKKVLEVSKILLDQGVYEISLGETIGTGVPTEVERLLELLLKEIPVSKLAGHFHDTYGMAIANVEKAFSMGIRSFDSSAGGLGGCPYAKGAAGNLATDDLVYFLEKSGVPTGIDPGLLWEASSFMEKVIARELQSRTYLATKKKREA is encoded by the coding sequence ATGAAAGTCAAGATCACAGAAGTCGGACCAAGAGACGGACTACAAAACGAAAAAGTTCCGGTAGCAACGAAGGATAAATTCGAATTTATTCAGCTCCTCATACGAGCCGGTCTGACAAACATAGAAGCGACTTCTTTTGTAAGGAAAGAATCCATTCCTCAGTTGGCAGACGCGGCGGAACTTTCCGCACTCTTAGATTGGAACGGACCGGTTCAATTCTCCGCACTCACGCCCAATACAAAAGGATATGAGTCCGCTAAAAACGCGGGATATAAAGAAGTGGCCGTATTCACCGCCGCGTCGGAATCATTTACGAAAAAGAATATCAATCGAACGATCGAAGAATCCATCGAAGGCTTTAAGGAAATCTTTAAACTTGCTCAACAGGACGGAATCCAGGTTCGCGGTTACGTCTCTACCGTGATCGATTGTCCTTACGAGGGTAAGATCAACCCGAAAAAAGTTTTGGAAGTATCCAAAATTCTTTTGGATCAAGGGGTATACGAAATTTCTCTCGGAGAAACCATTGGCACAGGAGTTCCCACAGAAGTCGAAAGATTGTTGGAACTTCTTCTCAAAGAAATTCCGGTCAGTAAATTAGCGGGACACTTCCACGATACGTACGGAATGGCAATCGCAAACGTTGAGAAAGCTTTCTCCATGGGAATTCGTTCCTTCGATTCTTCCGCCGGAGGACTGGGTGGTTGCCCATATGCGAAGGGCGCGGCCGGGAATCTAGCAACCGATGATCTAGTTTACTTTTTGGAAAAGTCGGGAGTTCCTACAGGAATCGATCCAGGTCTACTTTGGGAAGCGTCCTCTTTTATGGAGAAGGTGATCGCAAGGGAACTTCAATCCAGGACGTATCTCGCGACAAAGAAGAAAAGAGAAGCTTGA
- a CDS encoding DUF1566 domain-containing protein — MESYTVARQHLKKNSYANFFCFLIYFFTIGCLNKGQKAPLLFQFSGVDFPKSNTVPVPETGKITLNSESRFYVSSNVGAINFKDVSWSPSLDSYYRLRLNATNCQDGTVISEGAVTKSTSVSIRIQANDASNPLTVGANRIILCLDSSETGSNWDKVELDVIRDDTPPTSITFTPDTGVYGSLIPDISLTCSDLGGSGCNKIAYRVGGSDPGIAPDGTPDANSISFSNAFSVPDNAITTVKAIAVDGAGNVGTVSAPSVFTVFTGNPTITITSQSAQFLKASTASSIKWKSDIAGTFTFRRNSTSCSDGTQLSSGTVSANVLKTSGVLSTALPADGSYTIRICVTSSLTGNVGYTTFPLSKDSVIPTISISPAGNNLNLPVNQRYFTFTFNEDMDTSASLFPSMLVYTDASFGGSMSYSLKGTTGQWLDARTYRLDIQSKLPELFLFQLRVSSFKDFAGNTPATSSFLFATGVDSTPQKVADTGQTDCSDSNGDPTGCAGSGQDGEIVSASSGLTLPFAMNASYPNDIVSVDTNTGRVWKTCIEGFSWNGTSCIQICPQDTKWDGTSCLSSTGYPYQSQISAYECNALNSENSGNGYAGKKTWRVPYLSEYYSILNYGGNAGNDAIPEANFPGLPRDNYQRYWTGTYTLSINPTTVTGTIDSLSSGPIDPMNSASYYSQGAWAISVFGGVTQPGPDKTRYNSQNVVYPYYYTNLCLAD; from the coding sequence ATGGAAAGTTATACTGTAGCAAGACAACATTTGAAAAAGAATTCTTATGCTAATTTTTTTTGTTTCCTTATCTATTTTTTTACAATCGGTTGTTTGAACAAGGGGCAAAAGGCTCCTTTGCTGTTTCAATTCTCCGGTGTCGATTTTCCAAAATCGAATACGGTTCCAGTTCCGGAAACGGGGAAGATTACCCTAAATTCGGAATCCAGATTCTACGTTAGTTCCAATGTAGGAGCGATCAACTTTAAAGACGTGAGTTGGTCGCCTAGTTTGGATTCTTACTATAGACTTCGATTGAACGCCACGAACTGCCAGGACGGTACCGTGATCTCGGAAGGAGCCGTTACCAAGTCGACTTCCGTTTCGATTCGAATCCAGGCAAATGACGCTTCAAATCCTCTTACAGTAGGAGCGAACCGAATCATTCTTTGTCTAGATTCTTCTGAAACCGGATCGAATTGGGACAAAGTGGAATTGGATGTCATTCGAGACGATACTCCTCCTACTTCGATCACATTTACACCCGACACCGGAGTTTACGGTTCTCTGATTCCGGATATTTCTTTGACATGTTCCGATTTAGGGGGTTCCGGTTGTAATAAAATTGCGTATCGAGTTGGTGGTTCCGATCCGGGAATCGCTCCGGACGGAACTCCGGATGCGAATTCTATTTCTTTTTCGAATGCGTTTTCGGTTCCGGATAACGCGATCACGACTGTAAAAGCGATAGCGGTCGACGGTGCGGGAAATGTTGGAACCGTGAGCGCTCCCTCTGTCTTCACAGTTTTTACCGGAAATCCGACGATTACAATCACCTCCCAGAGCGCACAATTTCTAAAAGCTTCGACTGCGAGTTCGATTAAATGGAAGTCGGATATCGCGGGTACGTTTACTTTTCGAAGGAATAGCACTTCTTGTTCGGATGGAACTCAGCTTTCCAGCGGAACCGTGTCTGCGAACGTTTTGAAGACAAGCGGTGTTCTTTCTACCGCTCTTCCAGCTGACGGGAGTTATACGATTCGGATCTGCGTTACTTCTTCTTTGACCGGGAACGTGGGTTATACAACTTTTCCCTTATCAAAGGATTCGGTAATTCCAACGATTTCGATTTCTCCAGCGGGAAATAACTTAAATCTTCCCGTAAATCAGAGATACTTTACGTTTACTTTCAACGAGGATATGGATACAAGCGCTTCGTTGTTTCCGAGTATGCTAGTTTATACGGACGCGTCTTTTGGAGGATCCATGTCTTATAGTCTAAAAGGAACAACAGGGCAGTGGTTGGACGCGAGGACCTATCGATTGGATATCCAGAGTAAGTTGCCTGAATTGTTCTTATTTCAGTTAAGGGTTTCGAGTTTTAAGGACTTCGCGGGAAACACTCCGGCTACTTCTTCGTTTTTATTCGCAACCGGCGTGGACTCGACTCCTCAGAAAGTTGCCGATACAGGGCAAACGGATTGTTCTGATTCGAACGGGGATCCTACGGGATGCGCCGGCTCCGGGCAAGACGGTGAGATCGTAAGCGCGAGTTCAGGGTTGACATTACCCTTTGCAATGAATGCTTCCTATCCGAATGATATCGTTTCTGTTGATACAAACACCGGAAGGGTTTGGAAAACCTGTATCGAAGGGTTCTCTTGGAACGGAACAAGCTGTATTCAGATTTGTCCTCAGGATACGAAGTGGGACGGAACCTCTTGTTTAAGTTCTACAGGATATCCTTATCAGAGTCAAATTTCCGCTTACGAATGCAACGCCCTGAATTCTGAGAACTCAGGAAACGGCTACGCCGGAAAAAAGACCTGGAGAGTTCCTTATTTATCAGAATATTATAGTATTCTAAATTACGGTGGAAACGCAGGAAACGATGCGATTCCGGAGGCGAATTTTCCGGGACTTCCTCGGGATAACTATCAAAGGTATTGGACAGGAACGTATACTCTGAGCATAAACCCAACGACGGTGACGGGAACAATCGATTCTCTATCGAGCGGGCCTATCGATCCGATGAATTCGGCGAGCTATTATTCCCAAGGAGCCTGGGCGATCTCCGTTTTCGGAGGTGTCACTCAACCGGGCCCGGATAAGACAAGATACAACTCACAAAATGTCGTGTATCCGTACTACTATACGAACCTTTGCCTCGCGGATTAA
- a CDS encoding DUF1566 domain-containing protein, translating into MKEIVTLLLILQIHIGSSIFAIGGPYIDNGDGTIKDTLNGFYWQKCSFGQASLDCSGSATIMDWNSAIFSCQNLNLAGRIWRVPNVKELASLIDYRRTTHPIIDVSMFQNTIGGYYWSSTSGISAGSSPDSTAVNDFNSDPSSYVATPASIRRAYSIPRNTRYRSMAYIADYRMGGTIEFPKANNAYLRCVSGP; encoded by the coding sequence ATGAAAGAAATTGTGACGCTACTTCTGATACTCCAAATACATATCGGTTCTTCAATATTCGCAATCGGGGGTCCGTACATCGATAACGGAGATGGAACCATTAAAGACACGTTAAACGGATTTTATTGGCAGAAATGTTCTTTTGGTCAGGCTTCCCTGGATTGTTCTGGCTCCGCCACCATCATGGATTGGAACTCGGCGATTTTTTCCTGCCAGAACCTGAATCTCGCGGGAAGAATTTGGAGAGTGCCTAACGTGAAAGAGCTCGCGAGTCTTATCGATTACCGTAGGACGACCCATCCTATCATCGACGTTTCGATGTTTCAAAATACGATCGGCGGATACTATTGGAGTTCCACGAGCGGAATCTCTGCTGGTTCCAGTCCGGATTCCACGGCGGTGAATGATTTTAACTCGGATCCTTCCTCTTACGTGGCGACGCCGGCTTCCATCCGGAGGGCTTATTCCATTCCGAGAAACACAAGATATCGTTCCATGGCTTACATCGCCGATTACAGAATGGGAGGTACGATCGAATTCCCAAAGGCGAATAACGCATATCTTCGTTGTGTATCCGGGCCTTGA
- a CDS encoding putative porin yields MKRIFQVFILLIFPFHVLFSTDSGWVIAPNVKYNQGKYVFETGGFYPPNSSNKIGYGGGSRLTYAQNYPLLGLSISYIKKNWEFQLQGNSTMGYRSSGNFRDEDFYLFSPSTYNNGFVRYGPFYGYQPTWKNDHLSKFPTTSNWSDFDSELKANDSIVGFDVRYFPTEGSPNPKIKGFGLFVIGGYSYEYLKFIVNNSSGSQVSPYTGRIYLSYLEGENISFSNSINELKYGIGTQTNFQRWSIEASFSFVSSQIKSRDFHKERALTFIESGNGKGWIHTVKLNYKLTENIFLNLNWTESFKEFEGKSHVKAGFGPESLTAGFMPFNQQYWLYSVQNQVSLGISTFFF; encoded by the coding sequence ATGAAAAGAATATTTCAAGTATTCATATTATTGATTTTCCCATTTCACGTTCTCTTTTCCACTGATTCAGGTTGGGTAATTGCGCCAAATGTAAAGTACAACCAAGGAAAATACGTTTTCGAAACGGGAGGTTTTTATCCGCCCAATTCTTCCAATAAGATTGGATACGGAGGCGGCTCGCGTCTTACTTACGCCCAAAACTATCCCCTTCTAGGCCTTTCTATTAGTTACATTAAAAAGAATTGGGAATTCCAACTTCAGGGAAACTCGACGATGGGTTATCGAAGCTCAGGTAATTTCAGAGATGAGGATTTTTACCTATTCTCCCCTTCTACATATAACAATGGATTCGTAAGGTACGGTCCGTTTTACGGATACCAGCCCACTTGGAAAAACGATCACCTTTCAAAATTTCCAACAACGAGCAATTGGTCCGATTTTGATTCAGAGTTAAAGGCAAACGATTCGATCGTTGGGTTTGACGTGCGGTATTTTCCTACGGAAGGCTCACCCAATCCGAAAATAAAAGGTTTTGGTCTTTTTGTAATCGGAGGCTATTCTTACGAATATCTAAAGTTCATCGTAAATAACTCTTCCGGATCTCAGGTAAGTCCTTATACCGGAAGAATTTATTTGTCCTACTTAGAAGGCGAAAATATCAGTTTCTCGAATTCAATCAACGAACTCAAATATGGGATAGGCACGCAGACAAATTTTCAGAGGTGGTCAATCGAAGCTTCCTTTAGTTTCGTTTCGTCTCAGATCAAGTCCAGAGATTTCCACAAAGAGCGCGCACTTACTTTTATCGAAAGTGGAAACGGAAAAGGCTGGATTCACACCGTAAAACTTAACTATAAGTTGACGGAAAACATATTCCTAAACCTTAACTGGACCGAATCTTTTAAAGAATTTGAAGGAAAATCTCACGTGAAAGCCGGATTCGGACCGGAATCCTTGACCGCAGGCTTTATGCCCTTCAATCAACAATATTGGCTTTATTCGGTTCAAAACCAAGTATCCCTGGGAATTTCAACATTCTTTTTCTAA
- a CDS encoding Bor family protein: MKLTSLLLTFVFFLSISCQTERFYLKQEEEKPGRVPTYSAYRHFLLWGLAQSEDLNIKDACKGKAVSYIETKYTILSFLAFALTYTLYVPKLTNVYCELE; this comes from the coding sequence ATGAAACTAACGTCCCTCTTATTGACCTTCGTATTCTTTCTTTCTATTAGTTGCCAAACAGAACGATTCTACTTAAAGCAGGAAGAGGAAAAACCGGGAAGAGTTCCGACTTACAGCGCTTATAGACATTTTCTTCTTTGGGGATTGGCACAATCGGAAGATCTAAATATAAAAGATGCGTGCAAAGGAAAAGCAGTCTCCTACATAGAAACAAAATATACAATCTTATCCTTTCTGGCGTTCGCTCTTACTTATACGTTGTATGTTCCCAAGCTAACAAACGTATATTGTGAGCTTGAATGA
- a CDS encoding Kelch repeat-containing protein: protein MPNSIVSKIQFRVSIIKILLTYLLLLPGCLLHMTDDKVSKLPPGLLALLFSGSDPYLRSGEIFDPATGKFATVENSLNVPRYHHTSNLLNDGRVVIIGGYYPYASSSTSVIDKIEIYDPHSNSFQNSAQNLIVARNSHAATLLQNGRILITGGQCLVDSPATNTAEEYDPQTQTSVFVGNLNVARCQHQSALLNDGKVLIAGGVDPISGNNILPVELYDPISKSFSLKGNLLQARTLFSILVPAVGNAMIIGGVNYTSATDTYVTLSETETFDETTGLLSVGPSLVSPLRAFGATTLQDGRVLISGGSNEGAVMKEAEILDFGFTVFTKVNLPLLENRQYHTSNLLVDGKVLIAGGRFVTTVYSNSEIFDPNTNSFHKTGSLIQKRYSATSHSLPNGKVILIGGRSSY, encoded by the coding sequence ATGCCTAATTCTATTGTAAGTAAAATCCAATTTCGGGTTTCAATTATAAAGATACTCCTAACGTATCTTCTTTTACTTCCTGGATGTTTGCTTCACATGACGGACGATAAAGTATCGAAATTACCTCCGGGATTACTGGCTCTTCTTTTTAGCGGCTCGGATCCGTATTTAAGATCCGGCGAAATATTTGATCCTGCTACAGGCAAGTTCGCAACGGTAGAAAATTCACTCAATGTCCCTAGATATCATCATACATCGAACCTTCTGAATGACGGAAGAGTTGTGATTATCGGCGGATATTATCCTTATGCTAGTTCGAGCACATCCGTGATCGATAAAATTGAAATTTATGATCCGCATTCCAATTCGTTTCAAAACTCGGCGCAAAATTTGATTGTAGCGCGAAATTCACATGCGGCTACTTTGTTGCAGAATGGAAGAATTCTAATTACGGGAGGGCAATGTTTGGTCGATTCTCCGGCGACAAACACTGCGGAGGAGTATGATCCACAGACTCAGACTTCGGTTTTTGTCGGAAATCTGAACGTCGCCCGTTGTCAGCATCAATCCGCTTTATTAAACGACGGTAAAGTGTTGATAGCAGGAGGAGTGGACCCGATCTCCGGGAATAATATTCTTCCCGTTGAATTATATGACCCCATCTCCAAATCCTTTTCTTTGAAAGGAAATTTACTTCAAGCAAGAACCCTTTTTTCGATCCTGGTTCCCGCTGTTGGAAACGCAATGATCATCGGCGGAGTGAATTACACTTCTGCAACTGATACCTATGTTACTCTTTCGGAAACCGAGACGTTCGATGAAACAACCGGACTTTTGTCTGTCGGTCCGAGCCTTGTTTCTCCACTCCGTGCTTTCGGAGCGACTACGTTGCAGGATGGGCGAGTTTTGATTTCCGGCGGATCGAACGAGGGAGCCGTAATGAAGGAGGCAGAAATTCTTGATTTCGGTTTTACCGTTTTTACAAAGGTCAACTTACCTTTATTGGAAAATCGCCAATATCACACTTCGAATCTTCTCGTAGACGGGAAGGTTTTGATCGCGGGCGGACGTTTTGTTACGACCGTCTACTCGAATTCTGAAATTTTTGATCCGAATACAAATTCGTTTCATAAAACTGGAAGCTTAATTCAAAAAAGGTATTCTGCAACTTCCCATTCTCTACCAAACGGGAAGGTGATTCTTATTGGGGGACGTTCTTCTTACTGA
- a CDS encoding ABC transporter ATP-binding protein produces MPDANKALEVRRLTLQVEERTILDSVSFEVSPGSILGILGRSGSGKTSLFRSILGVPTFRNLEQSGSIFFFGKKRKEIPIHHLQPVFQDPVSSFNPAWTLEKALREPLRILGGEIQKRGEESFEDFLHSFQLSGKDLDRNVLSFSGGELQRASILRALLTEPKILFLDEALGALDPILLNEILLFLKKLSRERKLTILLITHNLRTARKFCDQIGILEKGKLLDFGRTEDVFTNYKNSFTGELIRATDLSSLRV; encoded by the coding sequence ATGCCGGATGCAAACAAAGCCTTAGAAGTTCGAAGACTGACTCTTCAAGTGGAAGAGCGAACGATCTTGGACAGCGTTTCCTTTGAAGTTTCTCCGGGTTCGATTCTAGGAATTTTAGGACGTTCCGGTTCTGGAAAAACGTCTCTCTTTCGTTCCATTTTAGGAGTTCCTACGTTTCGAAATTTAGAACAAAGCGGTTCTATTTTCTTTTTTGGAAAAAAGCGAAAGGAAATACCGATTCATCATCTCCAGCCGGTGTTTCAAGATCCGGTAAGCAGTTTTAATCCCGCTTGGACTTTGGAAAAAGCTCTCAGAGAACCGCTTCGGATTCTCGGCGGTGAAATTCAGAAGAGAGGAGAAGAATCTTTTGAAGATTTCCTCCATTCCTTTCAACTTTCCGGTAAGGATCTCGATCGAAATGTTTTATCTTTTTCTGGAGGAGAACTTCAGAGGGCCTCCATACTCCGCGCTCTCCTTACGGAACCTAAAATTCTCTTTTTAGATGAGGCACTGGGCGCGCTTGATCCGATTCTCCTGAATGAGATACTACTTTTCCTGAAAAAACTATCGAGAGAGAGAAAACTAACAATCCTCCTCATAACACATAACTTGAGAACCGCGAGAAAATTCTGTGATCAAATAGGAATCTTAGAAAAAGGGAAACTTTTGGATTTTGGGAGGACGGAGGATGTTTTTACGAATTATAAGAATTCTTTTACGGGGGAACTCATTCGTGCGACCGATCTGAGCTCCCTCCGCGTTTGA
- a CDS encoding tetratricopeptide repeat protein, with translation MMSDSPLKQNLQCVFSVLHGGVPTFPRKCTFSIFLFFQVLFFHSPIQAQLNIGGQYYSGLLWGENEILSPEYYNDGSFLRTEQDFILSAGRNWKGDPPPSKGSFVFEGKEILNCGLFNNEAVRLLESGKAEERSKAIPMLEEGIRFDPKFFPFRYNLGRAFHLEKKYQKAIIQFEYASSEIPEYYRTYIHLGTLYETVREPINATILWRKAVSLNPFHTEALLLLADHYIRTDLKNRALLYIKEASRIDEQSPDARMGKARIELLSSKDLYAYRIFKNTELVDDLGQKKQYNKKFHFFFAETASKVGDYVTAADQYEQLLKYPNDPFFSEFSYKVIERRRDLAKRFAEIKSLEEENKNE, from the coding sequence ATGATGTCAGACTCTCCTCTGAAACAGAATTTACAATGCGTTTTTTCCGTTCTCCACGGAGGAGTTCCCACTTTCCCGCGAAAGTGTACGTTTTCGATTTTTCTTTTTTTCCAAGTTCTCTTCTTTCATTCTCCGATTCAGGCGCAACTGAACATCGGAGGACAATACTACTCCGGACTTCTCTGGGGCGAAAACGAAATTCTCTCTCCGGAATACTACAACGACGGATCTTTTTTAAGAACGGAACAGGATTTCATTCTCAGCGCGGGGAGAAATTGGAAAGGAGATCCTCCTCCTTCGAAGGGAAGTTTCGTCTTTGAAGGAAAGGAAATTCTCAATTGTGGACTTTTCAACAACGAAGCGGTCCGTCTTTTGGAAAGCGGAAAAGCCGAAGAACGTTCGAAGGCGATTCCCATGTTGGAGGAAGGAATACGTTTTGATCCGAAATTCTTCCCTTTTCGTTACAATCTCGGAAGAGCCTTTCACTTGGAAAAAAAATACCAAAAGGCGATCATTCAATTCGAATACGCAAGCTCGGAAATTCCGGAATACTATCGAACCTACATCCATTTAGGAACGTTGTATGAAACTGTGAGAGAACCGATCAACGCGACGATTCTCTGGAGAAAGGCGGTTTCCCTAAACCCGTTTCATACCGAAGCGCTTCTCCTTTTGGCCGATCACTACATTCGAACCGATTTGAAAAACCGGGCCCTCCTCTATATTAAGGAAGCTTCACGAATCGACGAACAAAGTCCGGACGCGAGAATGGGGAAAGCAAGGATCGAACTTTTATCCTCCAAAGATCTCTACGCTTATAGAATTTTTAAGAATACGGAGCTCGTAGACGATCTAGGGCAAAAGAAACAATACAATAAGAAGTTTCATTTCTTCTTCGCAGAAACAGCGAGCAAGGTCGGCGATTATGTCACGGCAGCCGATCAATACGAACAACTTCTCAAATATCCGAACGATCCTTTCTTTTCGGAATTCTCCTACAAGGTGATCGAAAGGAGAAGGGACCTCGCGAAACGTTTTGCGGAAATCAAGTCCCTGGAAGAGGAAAACAAAAACGAGTGA
- a CDS encoding ABC transporter ATP-binding protein yields the protein MPSQEQALLVCKDLSYSIGKKQILKQISFSLFRGELILLRGDNGAGKTTLLRSILNHAHHKESFSFSDSNSKKPQISYLGHELGLYTSLSLEENLRYFLSIAGIEFPREKVEFLLRSFKLWTRREDPIFTFSRGMKQKAGLIRALLTGGDLILLDEPFTALDRTGLEIAVRLLEEYSKNSAVLMVTHDPGIPFSQKTSSWNLKEGKIETSAFSSL from the coding sequence TTGCCATCTCAAGAACAAGCGCTTCTCGTCTGCAAAGATCTATCTTATTCTATCGGAAAAAAACAGATTCTCAAACAGATCTCCTTCTCTCTTTTCCGGGGAGAATTGATTCTTCTTCGAGGCGACAACGGCGCCGGAAAAACGACCCTTCTTCGAAGTATTCTCAATCACGCGCATCACAAGGAATCGTTTTCCTTTTCGGATTCGAATTCTAAAAAACCGCAGATCTCCTATTTGGGTCATGAACTCGGTCTTTATACTTCTCTGAGCTTGGAGGAGAATCTCCGTTATTTTCTTTCCATTGCCGGTATCGAGTTCCCGAGAGAAAAGGTGGAGTTCCTACTTCGTTCCTTCAAACTCTGGACGAGAAGAGAAGACCCGATCTTTACATTCTCCAGAGGAATGAAACAAAAGGCCGGATTGATTCGCGCACTTCTTACGGGCGGAGATTTGATTCTTCTGGATGAACCGTTTACCGCCCTGGATCGGACCGGTTTGGAGATCGCCGTTCGACTCTTGGAAGAATATTCTAAAAATTCTGCGGTTCTGATGGTGACCCACGATCCGGGAATTCCTTTTTCTCAAAAGACTTCGTCTTGGAATCTCAAGGAGGGAAAAATTGAAACTTCTGCTTTCTCTTCTTTATAA
- a CDS encoding heme exporter protein CcmB, with translation MKLLLSLLYKEFLLLGKALNGILSVVVLITSIVFIFNYALEQTGKLDRQTLIGIKWSVLFLTSYVFIGQSAWEERESGGGRISSLFLPIWMRFFAKSLAVFFGLSIAAFYLMILLSVFFQAFPLGIRDLTVNLIFLLPGVLCISFLGVSLSHISDSSRLKEILLPLLMIPFTIPILLFGMEAERKLERLPVFDPIPGLAILLSFCAFYAGIGILLLELSGDEP, from the coding sequence TTGAAACTTCTGCTTTCTCTTCTTTATAAGGAGTTCCTACTTTTAGGAAAGGCTTTGAACGGAATTCTTTCCGTCGTGGTTCTGATCACTTCGATCGTATTCATTTTTAATTATGCTCTGGAACAAACCGGAAAACTGGACCGACAAACCCTGATCGGAATCAAGTGGTCGGTTCTTTTCCTGACTTCTTACGTTTTTATCGGTCAGTCCGCGTGGGAGGAAAGGGAAAGTGGGGGAGGAAGAATCAGTTCTCTCTTTCTTCCGATCTGGATGCGCTTTTTTGCAAAATCTCTCGCGGTCTTTTTCGGTCTTTCGATTGCGGCTTTCTACTTAATGATTTTATTATCCGTTTTTTTCCAGGCATTTCCTCTCGGAATCCGAGATCTGACGGTAAATCTGATTTTTCTCCTTCCTGGAGTTCTTTGTATTTCCTTTCTCGGCGTTTCTCTGAGCCATATCAGTGATTCGTCGCGTTTGAAGGAGATCCTACTTCCGCTCCTGATGATTCCTTTTACGATTCCGATTCTTCTTTTCGGAATGGAAGCGGAGAGAAAACTCGAAAGACTTCCGGTCTTTGATCCGATTCCGGGACTCGCCATCTTACTTTCGTTTTGCGCTTTTTATGCGGGAATCGGAATTCTACTTTTAGAACTTTCGGGCGACGAACCCTGA
- the ccsA gene encoding cytochrome c biogenesis protein CcsA, which yields MKIRIAHPVFDWILSAIFLVGFPTVVLISLNYPNVILQQGIAHRIFYFHVPVAWVALYGPIFSLCFAVLYLWKKESKWDLLSLSANQISLLFATGVIFSGRIWAYSAWGVSWDKTDARLQSFTVLFISLIAYFVFRILITDSSKKKIFSSFLSILCAVNAVITWGAIRWMDNPGNHPESVLGKGGMDSDIRQTFWLGVIAYHILFLVLFRFAYRLAKIGDLRENLPEREE from the coding sequence ATGAAGATCCGAATTGCACATCCCGTTTTCGACTGGATTTTATCCGCAATCTTTCTCGTCGGTTTTCCGACGGTGGTTTTGATTTCTCTCAATTATCCAAACGTGATTCTTCAGCAAGGAATCGCTCATCGGATATTCTACTTTCACGTTCCGGTCGCTTGGGTCGCTCTTTATGGTCCGATCTTCTCCCTTTGTTTTGCGGTTCTTTATCTCTGGAAGAAAGAATCCAAGTGGGATCTCCTATCTCTCTCTGCGAATCAGATCTCTCTTCTCTTTGCAACCGGTGTTATCTTTTCCGGAAGAATCTGGGCTTACAGCGCGTGGGGAGTTTCTTGGGACAAGACCGACGCAAGACTTCAATCCTTCACCGTTCTTTTTATCAGTCTGATCGCATATTTCGTTTTTCGAATTCTCATCACCGATTCTTCTAAGAAAAAAATCTTTTCTTCTTTTTTGAGTATTCTCTGCGCCGTCAACGCGGTGATCACTTGGGGAGCGATTCGTTGGATGGACAATCCGGGAAATCATCCCGAATCCGTCCTTGGAAAAGGAGGAATGGATTCCGACATTCGTCAGACTTTTTGGCTGGGAGTGATCGCGTATCATATTCTCTTTTTAGTATTGTTCCGTTTTGCATATCGCCTCGCAAAGATCGGCGATCTACGAGAAAATTTACCGGAAAGGGAAGAGTAA